One part of the Halostagnicola larsenii XH-48 genome encodes these proteins:
- a CDS encoding Gfo/Idh/MocA family protein encodes MTLDVGVLGYRFMGKAHANALARLPMFFPDAPDIERSVLVGRDESALSDAADQLGFDAISTDWEEVIDEVDVFYNLGPNHVHPEPSIAALEAGTAVFCEKPLAPTLDEAEAMADAARDADVPAGCAFNYRFVPAIQYANELLEAGELGEIRHVRGRYLQDWLVDADAPWSWRNDEEMAGSGALGDLGAHTVDLLQFLVGDITRLSGHLRTFVDERPVEGSDETRPVTVDDAYSAQAEFEGGAMGTLEATRYATGHKNDHTIEIEGSDGGLRFSLERLNELEVCLEGNRGYETVLVTDEDDPYLDHWWPPGHVLGWEHTFVHENYEFLSAVEAGGEYEPSFEAGLSAQRVLAAIEDSDERGEWVDLE; translated from the coding sequence ATGACACTCGACGTCGGCGTCCTCGGCTATCGGTTCATGGGTAAAGCCCACGCGAACGCGCTCGCACGCCTCCCGATGTTTTTCCCCGACGCGCCGGATATCGAACGGAGCGTTCTCGTCGGGCGTGACGAATCCGCGCTCTCCGACGCGGCCGACCAACTCGGGTTCGATGCAATTTCGACCGACTGGGAGGAGGTCATCGACGAGGTCGACGTCTTCTACAACCTCGGGCCGAACCACGTCCATCCCGAGCCATCGATCGCGGCGCTCGAGGCCGGAACGGCCGTCTTCTGCGAGAAACCGCTCGCGCCGACGCTCGATGAGGCCGAAGCGATGGCCGACGCCGCCCGAGACGCGGACGTTCCCGCGGGCTGTGCCTTTAACTACCGGTTCGTCCCAGCGATCCAGTACGCCAACGAACTGCTCGAGGCCGGCGAACTCGGCGAGATACGCCACGTTCGCGGTCGCTATCTACAGGATTGGCTCGTCGATGCCGACGCGCCGTGGTCCTGGCGCAACGACGAGGAGATGGCCGGTTCGGGCGCGCTGGGCGACCTCGGTGCCCACACCGTCGACCTGCTGCAGTTCCTCGTCGGCGATATCACTCGCCTGAGCGGCCACCTCCGTACGTTTGTCGACGAGCGCCCGGTGGAAGGAAGCGATGAAACCCGTCCGGTCACCGTCGACGACGCCTACTCCGCGCAAGCCGAGTTCGAGGGCGGCGCGATGGGTACGCTCGAGGCGACCCGGTACGCGACGGGACACAAGAACGATCACACGATCGAGATCGAGGGCTCGGATGGGGGGCTGCGCTTCTCGCTCGAGCGCCTGAACGAACTCGAGGTCTGTCTCGAGGGTAATCGCGGCTACGAGACAGTTCTGGTGACCGACGAGGACGATCCGTACCTCGACCACTGGTGGCCGCCGGGTCACGTCCTCGGCTGGGAACACACCTTCGTCCACGAGAACTACGAGTTCCTCTCGGCGGTCGAGGCGGGCGGGGAGTACGAACCCAGTTTCGAAGCCGGACTGTCGGCCCAGCGCGTGCTCGCAGCTATCGAAGACAGCGACGAGCGCGGCGAGTGGGTCGATCTCGAGTAA
- a CDS encoding sugar phosphate isomerase/epimerase family protein, translating to MQIGVHTPPLADESLEDALAYLDDLGVDAIEPGVGGYPGDHHLDRSAHLDDDDRQAEVRELLETYDMEISALAVHNNPLHPDEETGDRADMELREAIRLASQLEVNTVTGFSGLPAGGPDDEVPNWITAPWPSEHADAHEYQWEVALEYWRDLAEFADDHGVDVAIEMHPNMLVYEPHGMARLRDATNDRIGANFDPSHLYWQGIEIADAIRYLGDRDAIHHVHAKDTRIYEQQAREKGVLDTTAYDDEENRSWLFRSVGYGHDETHWKDIVSTLRMVGYDGTMSIEHEDSLTSSREGLEKAVSFLERAIFREQPGEAYWAE from the coding sequence ATGCAAATTGGCGTCCACACACCGCCGCTCGCAGACGAATCGCTCGAGGATGCGCTCGCGTATCTCGACGACCTCGGCGTCGACGCGATCGAACCCGGCGTCGGCGGCTATCCCGGCGACCACCACCTCGACCGGTCGGCACACCTCGACGACGACGACCGGCAGGCGGAGGTACGGGAGCTACTCGAGACCTACGACATGGAGATCAGCGCCCTCGCGGTCCACAACAACCCGCTCCATCCAGACGAGGAAACCGGGGACCGTGCCGATATGGAACTCCGCGAAGCGATCCGTCTCGCCTCACAACTCGAGGTGAACACCGTCACCGGCTTCTCCGGGCTTCCCGCCGGCGGGCCGGACGACGAGGTGCCCAACTGGATTACCGCGCCGTGGCCCTCCGAACACGCCGACGCCCACGAGTACCAGTGGGAGGTCGCCCTCGAGTACTGGCGGGATCTCGCCGAATTTGCGGACGATCACGGCGTCGACGTGGCCATCGAGATGCACCCGAACATGCTGGTGTACGAACCCCACGGGATGGCGCGGCTTCGCGACGCGACCAACGACCGGATCGGGGCCAACTTCGATCCCTCCCATCTCTACTGGCAGGGGATCGAGATCGCGGACGCGATTCGATACCTCGGCGACCGCGACGCCATCCATCACGTGCACGCGAAAGACACGCGGATCTACGAGCAACAGGCCCGCGAGAAAGGAGTCCTCGACACGACGGCCTACGACGACGAGGAGAACCGCTCGTGGCTCTTCCGGTCGGTCGGCTACGGCCACGACGAAACCCACTGGAAGGACATCGTCTCGACGCTACGGATGGTCGGCTACGACGGCACGATGAGCATCGAACACGAGGACTCGCTGACCAGTTCGCGTGAAGGACTCGAGAAAGCGGTGTCGTTTCTCGAGCGAGCGATCTTCAGGGAGCAGCCGGGCGAAGCCTACTGGGCCGAGTAG
- a CDS encoding bifunctional 4-hydroxy-2-oxoglutarate aldolase/2-dehydro-3-deoxy-phosphogluconate aldolase: protein MVHHDSVTDRLVESGVIAVLRGIDDDQIVPVARAIHDAGVNGIEVTADGDRAREKIAAVDEELSDTDAVVGAGTVLDAPTAQSVIDAGAKFVLAPDVNPDVITTCNRHGVVSVPGVMTPTEAVTAVEAGADILKMFPATTVGPGHISALQGPLGDLPIVPTGGVSTDNVAEFFDAGALAVGAGSAIVDYDAIEAGDMEQVQETAAEFVDAVEAAR from the coding sequence ATGGTACATCACGACTCCGTCACGGATCGCCTGGTCGAAAGCGGCGTCATCGCGGTCCTTCGGGGCATCGACGACGACCAGATCGTTCCCGTCGCTCGAGCCATCCACGACGCCGGCGTCAACGGAATCGAGGTCACCGCCGACGGCGACCGCGCCCGCGAGAAGATCGCCGCGGTCGACGAGGAACTCTCCGACACCGACGCGGTCGTCGGCGCGGGGACGGTCCTCGACGCGCCGACGGCCCAGTCTGTGATCGACGCGGGTGCAAAGTTCGTCCTCGCACCGGACGTCAACCCCGACGTCATCACGACCTGCAACCGCCACGGCGTCGTCTCGGTTCCGGGCGTCATGACGCCGACCGAAGCCGTCACGGCGGTCGAAGCCGGCGCGGATATTCTGAAGATGTTCCCGGCCACGACGGTCGGTCCGGGCCACATCAGCGCGCTTCAGGGACCGCTCGGCGATCTCCCGATCGTTCCGACCGGCGGCGTCTCGACCGACAACGTCGCCGAGTTCTTCGACGCGGGCGCACTCGCAGTCGGGGCCGGCAGCGCCATCGTCGACTACGACGCGATCGAAGCCGGCGATATGGAGCAAGTCCAGGAGACGGCCGCGGAGTTCGTCGACGCCGTCGAAGCCGCCCGATAA
- a CDS encoding TrmB family transcriptional regulator has product MNRDTLADTLEDAGLSPYQADAFVTLLERGSASATDIAKASSVPDARIYDVLRDLEEDGYIETYEQDSLHARAHDPSDVLSDLRARADRFNTAADEIEDRWSRPALEDHKVSIVKRLDTVLARTDELIRSAEDQVKIAVTIGQFDELSDALAAAYERGVNVKVCLSTMDDDPSLPDDSVFETTCTEARYRKLPSPFLALIDRSWACFSPHGRSTDQYSIIVNDLTYAYVFHWYFLTGLWEFHESVYSERRDGEPITYVDMRQCVRDIEPLLEDGASIEATVHGFDTETGRELTLEGTITDATYAGINAADEREATISQLAGKVSITLETDGGTYTVGGWSALLEDVEATKITIGSLE; this is encoded by the coding sequence ATGAACAGAGACACGTTAGCCGACACGCTCGAGGATGCGGGCCTGTCGCCCTATCAGGCCGACGCGTTCGTGACCTTGCTCGAGCGCGGCTCGGCTTCGGCGACCGACATCGCGAAGGCGAGTTCGGTCCCCGACGCGCGGATCTACGACGTCTTGCGCGACCTCGAGGAGGACGGCTACATCGAAACGTACGAGCAAGATAGCCTCCACGCACGCGCTCACGACCCCAGCGACGTGCTCTCGGATCTGCGGGCGCGAGCGGACCGGTTCAACACCGCCGCGGACGAAATCGAGGATCGGTGGAGTCGCCCGGCCTTAGAAGATCACAAGGTGAGCATCGTCAAGCGTCTCGATACGGTGCTCGCCCGAACCGACGAGCTGATTCGATCGGCAGAGGATCAGGTGAAAATCGCAGTGACGATCGGGCAGTTCGACGAACTGTCTGACGCGCTCGCGGCAGCCTACGAGCGCGGGGTCAACGTGAAAGTCTGTCTGTCCACGATGGACGATGATCCGTCGCTGCCGGACGATTCGGTGTTCGAAACGACGTGTACGGAAGCGCGATACCGCAAACTCCCCTCGCCGTTCCTCGCGCTGATCGACCGGTCGTGGGCCTGTTTTTCCCCACACGGACGTAGCACGGATCAGTACAGCATCATCGTCAACGACCTCACCTACGCCTACGTCTTTCACTGGTACTTTCTTACGGGCCTCTGGGAGTTCCACGAGTCGGTGTACTCAGAGCGACGCGATGGGGAACCGATCACGTACGTCGACATGCGCCAGTGTGTCAGGGATATCGAGCCGTTGCTCGAGGACGGGGCATCGATCGAGGCGACCGTCCACGGGTTCGATACGGAAACGGGCCGCGAGTTAACGCTCGAGGGGACGATCACGGATGCCACCTACGCGGGAATCAACGCGGCGGACGAGCGGGAAGCGACGATCTCACAGCTCGCGGGAAAAGTGTCGATTACCCTCGAGACCGACGGGGGAACCTACACTGTCGGCGGCTGGTCGGCGCTGCTCGAGGACGTCGAAGCGACCAAGATTACGATCGGCTCGCTCGAGTAA
- a CDS encoding extracellular solute-binding protein, whose translation MPDNSSQGTKTDGSSVSRRTVLNAAGAAGVTGASVGLAGCIYGGSSGADGVVWGFDPDAADAVGDEIIDLLSENGLDDDIDVTLQPGDSDTGARRDTYTNLLQAEETQPDLFLMDNGWVNTFIQRGDIANLSEELEQSELDRIDEEYFEAFTETARDPGSGDLYGVPLFPDYATMQYRKDFAREAGYDDEDFEEWATEPMTWSEWADVTEDIVANSDASYGLATQFDTYEGTACCSWNEVMTSFGGAYFGGEEHLLGPVGDRPITVDEPEFIEALSMMYTFVADERDDNTLEEYPTELATSSITSWTEEDARQAIASGEAAMQRNWPYAIVDTIESDENDVSADDYGAMPMPYAVSEDEAAQPGAGGTTSALGGWHVVLNPNSERKEDALEVMRTTMADDFNLGLFEIWGWIPPKPGLFETEQAAAVEPIGDYMETLRVAGENAIPRPATTEWTNQSGVIATEVNRAVAGEKSPADAAADLQESLEETES comes from the coding sequence ATGCCTGACAACAGTTCACAGGGAACGAAAACGGACGGCTCGAGCGTGTCGCGGCGAACAGTCCTCAACGCGGCGGGGGCAGCAGGGGTGACCGGCGCATCGGTCGGGCTCGCCGGCTGCATCTACGGCGGGAGTAGCGGGGCAGACGGCGTCGTCTGGGGGTTCGACCCGGACGCTGCGGACGCCGTCGGCGACGAGATTATCGATCTCCTCTCCGAAAACGGCCTCGATGACGATATCGACGTCACTCTCCAACCGGGTGACAGTGATACCGGAGCGCGACGAGATACGTACACGAACCTGTTGCAGGCCGAAGAGACCCAACCCGATCTCTTCTTGATGGACAACGGCTGGGTCAACACGTTCATCCAGCGCGGCGACATCGCCAATCTCAGCGAGGAACTCGAGCAGTCGGAACTCGATCGGATCGACGAAGAGTACTTCGAGGCCTTCACGGAAACCGCACGCGATCCGGGCAGCGGTGATCTGTACGGCGTGCCGCTATTTCCGGATTACGCGACGATGCAGTATCGCAAGGATTTCGCCAGGGAAGCAGGCTACGACGACGAAGATTTCGAGGAGTGGGCGACCGAGCCGATGACCTGGTCCGAGTGGGCCGATGTCACCGAGGACATCGTCGCGAACTCCGACGCCTCTTACGGGCTGGCCACGCAGTTCGACACCTACGAGGGAACCGCCTGCTGTTCGTGGAACGAGGTCATGACCTCCTTCGGCGGCGCGTACTTCGGCGGGGAGGAACACCTTCTGGGCCCGGTCGGCGACCGACCGATCACCGTCGACGAACCGGAGTTCATCGAGGCACTCAGTATGATGTACACCTTCGTCGCGGATGAACGCGACGATAATACGCTCGAGGAGTATCCGACCGAACTCGCGACCTCGTCGATCACGTCGTGGACAGAAGAGGACGCGCGACAGGCGATCGCCAGCGGCGAGGCGGCCATGCAGCGAAACTGGCCGTACGCGATCGTCGATACGATCGAAAGCGACGAAAACGACGTCTCCGCCGACGATTACGGCGCGATGCCGATGCCCTACGCAGTTTCCGAAGACGAGGCGGCCCAACCGGGTGCCGGCGGGACGACCTCCGCGCTCGGCGGCTGGCACGTCGTGCTCAACCCCAACTCCGAGCGCAAAGAGGACGCGCTCGAGGTCATGCGAACGACGATGGCCGACGACTTCAACCTGGGCCTGTTCGAGATCTGGGGCTGGATTCCGCCGAAACCCGGCCTGTTCGAGACGGAGCAAGCAGCGGCGGTCGAACCGATCGGCGACTACATGGAGACGCTCCGGGTCGCTGGTGAGAACGCGATACCTCGCCCGGCCACGACCGAGTGGACGAACCAATCGGGCGTCATCGCAACGGAAGTGAATCGGGCGGTCGCCGGGGAGAAGAGCCCGGCAGACGCGGCCGCCGATCTCCAGGAGAGCCTCGAGGAAACCGAATCCTAA
- a CDS encoding carbohydrate ABC transporter permease, giving the protein MSTENQPSGPARESRRSGPLVRTVRWMENLGETGFAYFLLTPVFLVLGTIALYPLLRTFELSLYTNVLIEAEFVGLENYVKLLTGEANADLPGTTTFLPDSVSTSGRFPFVHVEGLLRSALVVTLLFTVVSVFFETIIGFGQALVLDQDFHGRRWVRAAIIIPWAIPIVIQGMIFYLMFDPTAGFLTEYLGPLGIIAQENTLNDPLSSLLIITVADIWKTTAFMALLILAGLQSIDRNLYEVARVAGASRWQQFKMITLPLVLPALGIAVLFRTIDAMRVYGLIDSVSGCSTVPSLSCMVVMTFNSNRGLAAAIAFVTAAIIGLLVTVVIYQQYKEGI; this is encoded by the coding sequence ATGAGCACCGAAAATCAACCGAGTGGACCCGCTCGAGAATCCCGGCGGTCCGGCCCGCTCGTGCGAACCGTCCGGTGGATGGAAAACCTCGGCGAAACGGGGTTCGCGTACTTCCTGCTGACACCGGTGTTTCTCGTTCTCGGAACGATCGCGCTCTATCCACTCTTGCGGACGTTCGAACTCTCCCTGTACACGAACGTTCTCATCGAGGCCGAGTTCGTCGGCCTCGAGAACTACGTGAAGTTACTCACCGGCGAGGCGAACGCGGATTTGCCAGGGACCACGACGTTCCTTCCCGATAGCGTGAGTACGAGCGGGCGCTTCCCGTTCGTCCACGTCGAGGGGCTCCTGCGGAGCGCGCTCGTCGTAACGCTGTTGTTTACCGTCGTGAGCGTCTTCTTCGAGACGATCATCGGCTTCGGACAGGCGCTGGTGCTCGACCAGGACTTCCACGGTCGGCGCTGGGTCCGCGCGGCGATCATCATCCCGTGGGCGATTCCGATCGTCATCCAGGGGATGATCTTCTATCTCATGTTCGATCCGACCGCCGGCTTTCTCACCGAGTACCTCGGCCCGCTGGGGATCATCGCCCAGGAGAACACGCTCAACGATCCGCTGAGTTCGCTGTTGATTATCACGGTTGCGGACATCTGGAAGACGACGGCGTTCATGGCGTTGCTCATCCTCGCCGGCCTCCAGAGCATCGACCGAAACCTCTACGAAGTCGCGAGAGTCGCCGGTGCAAGTCGCTGGCAGCAGTTCAAGATGATCACGCTGCCACTCGTGTTGCCGGCGCTCGGGATCGCCGTGCTCTTTCGGACGATCGACGCGATGAGAGTCTACGGACTCATCGACTCGGTCTCGGGCTGTTCGACCGTCCCTTCGCTCTCGTGTATGGTCGTCATGACGTTCAACTCCAATCGAGGGCTCGCGGCAGCAATCGCGTTCGTGACCGCGGCCATCATCGGGTTGCTCGTCACGGTCGTGATCTACCAGCAGTACAAGGAGGGGATCTGA